CGGCGGCGCCAGATGTCACGCCCGGGCGGTCGAAATTTCGCCGGCTTGAAACTCGTCAACCGGTCCGCCGCCGCCCCCCGGGTGAGAGATGCGAACGTTTGCACGTCCGTTTTGAGTGCTCCGAATCCGGTGCGCCGTAAAAGGTGGCGCGCATGTGTTTCCCCGAGAAGGGTATTTTGGTCTCCCATGTGCTCCCTCTACCAGAACCGCGCGGGTTATCTTGAAGCGAAGATCGCGCCAGAGCATCCGACGGCGGCCAGCCGATGTCAATGTAGAACTGCTCGCCCTCGCCTGTGACGGCGATAGTTAATGTGTTGACGCTGTGTGGCAATTTACGGCAACCGAGGCGAGCCAGCTCGCTCGAACTTAAAGGCCGCGCAACAACTCGCTCAGGACCGTGCTCGCTGCAAACCACTCCGACGCAATACGCTTCGCTGCCGCGCGGTGCCGGTCGGAATCGGCGAGCACTTTCTCGATGGCCGCACTCGCTTCTTCTACGGTAGCGACGGCAAACAGCCCCTCACCGGTGGGCAGGATGGACTCGAACCCGGTGGCTTGCGTGATCACGGGGCGCCCAGCGGCCAGGTAGCAAGCGCTGCGATCGGAAAACCAGCCCGTTCGCAGCCGCACGTTAAGGTCCTTGGCCGTGGTGAACTCGCCGGCGGAGGCGGCGATGAAGTCGCGGTACGCGTGCGGATTGGCGGAAACTTGGAGAGGATCCACGATCTCCCAGCCCAGGCTGCGGAGCAGCGTTAGGTCCGGGGATTCTTTCTCCACGTCCATCGCAAGGACAAAGCCAGCGGCCACTCGCTGGGGAAGGTCCAAAAACCGCTGCCACTCTTGCCGTTTGCTCCAGCCGTAACGTTGGCCCTGGAAAACGATGTCACGGCGGCTTTCGTGCCAGCGCCCGATCGTGGTGAACGGGGCCCCTGGGGCTGGGGGGGCAGTTTCCCAAAGCCGTGTGACGATGGGTTGGCGTGTCGGGCGCCACTGGAAGCCACCGCTTGGAACCGGGCAGCGCGTTGACCCGATGTGCTCCCCAATGGTGAAGTAGCAATCGTGCTCCTCTAGGAAGGCTCGCAGGTCTGGGTCTCCTGCGGCGCAGCGAATTTGCGTGTAGCCGGGGTCGAGGTCCACGAATACGCGGGTCGCTCTCCCTAAACGAGGTAGGCGGGTGACCGGAGCTAGAGTGATGTGCAAGCGAGCGCATGCAACCGCTTCGGAGAAGTCCCGCCAGGGCAAGCCGAATCGCCTGTCGCTGCATGCCTCCCAAAAGTGCCAGCGCTGGTCGAGCCCGTGTTCCGCGAAAAACTGCGACAGCGTTTGCACCCCTGCATCGCACGGTGCCGGCATGGTTCGGGTGACGGGATCGAAACAGTCGGGATACAAAGCCGTGTCTTCATAAAAGTACACTTCGAATCCCAGCTCCTCGAAGCCCAAGAGATAATGGAGAACTTGCCAAGCGTAGCCGCCGAGCGGGCAGCGCGCGAAGTAGCCAGCAATGACGGCGATGTCTCGTTCGGCCATGGGCGATTCGGATCCACCTCTACGTCGGTGCTAAACGCCTGCTCCTTCTAGGAGTCGCGCCAGTACACGGTCGGAGTCGAAATATTCCCGAGCGAGTTCCCGAGCCGCACGTGAGTGACGCGCGTAGTCACGCTCGACCGCAGCGAGGGCCGCGCACGCTTGGTCCTGTGTTTCGAAGGCGAGCAGACCGATCCCGCAGGGCAGCACCCCGCTGAAGCCGGTGTCCTGCACAACAGCCGGTCGCCCCGCGGCCAGGTAACACGCACTGCGATCGCTAAACCAGCCGGTGCGCCCGACGCGGTACCCATTTTTCACGACGGTGAACTCGCCACGCGATCTATGGATGTAGCGGCGGTAGGCTTCTGGGGAGCCAGCATGCACTCGCGGATCTGCAATGAGCCAGCCCGCTGCGCGCAGCCGAGCGAGGTCCGGTTCCTCCGGGTGAATGGCGAGGCAGAGTTCGAGCTCCACGGGTGCGAAGCGGGGCAAGTCGAGAATGCGAAGGAACTCTTCGCTCTTTTGTCCGTACCAGACTCCTTGCCACTCGACAGGGCTGTAGCCCCGCCAGTCTGCCACCGTGGTGTAGTGCCGCCCCGGAATCTCGCTGGTCTCCCAGTGATCCAGAACGACCGGTGGTGTCGTGGGATGCCACGACACGCCGCATGTCGGGGCTTTGCATTGCGGGGAGCCGAAACACAGTCCGACCGTGAAGTGCACGTCGTGATTGCGCAAATTCATGTCCACGCCGTACCGCTCTTGCCAGATTTGGGTGAAGGCCGGATCGAGGTCGACGTAGATCCGCCGGCGAGGACCGAAAAGGATTTCTTCGCGGTGCATTCGTCCCGACAAGTTCACGATGGCGTCAGCCGTGCGAGCAATGTTCACCGCTCGCGCAAAGGGAAGCCCAATGCCGCAGTGAGGGTCAGCGCTCGACCACAGCCCGGCGTGACGCTCCAGCCCGAATTCCGTCATCACCTGCCGGAAGTAGGCCGCATTGTACGAGGTCTCGAACGGGGCCGGATTCCACGTCTCGTCGAAGCAGCGTTCCGGCGCAAGCTCTTCGAAGTAGAAGACCTCGAACCCCAGACGCTGCAAACCCAGAACATACTGGAGGAATGCCCACGTGTTCCCTCCGCCACCGATCGGATGGGCCGCAATGGCTCCAGCAACCAGGATGCGGCCAGATCGGTTACGAGGGTACGAAAGTCGCCGGGGCATCGTGTTCACGCCAAACCGCAGTCGGCCAGAAGCCGAGCGAGGACTCGTTCGGCGGCAAAAAAATTCTCGGCTATGGCGCGGGCGGCTTCGCAATGGTGCTTGTAGTTCGCTTCGATTCGATCCAGGGCCGCGAGAGCGCCTTCGAGGTCGCTGAACGCCAACAAGCCCTCGCCCACCGGCACGGAGCGGGAATAGCCGGTATCCTGTAACACGACGGGCTTTCCGGAAGCCAGATAACTCGCACTGCGGGTGGCGAACCAACCGCTACGCGTGGCCACGTAAGCATTTTTGGCGATGCTCCACTCGCCGCGGGAGTGCTGCAAAAACCGCTGGTACGCGCGCGGAGTGCGCGAGCAACGATACCCGTCCAAAACCTCCCATCCGTGCGCCCGGAGTTGCTCTCGGGGCGCTGCCCCGGATAGGGCGAGCCGCAGCCGTACACGTGCATGGCGCGGGAGGTCGAGAAATTTGAGGAACTCGACATCCTTCTCCCCGTAAGCGACGCCGGCGATGCGCGGTGGTTGGAGATCCGTTTTCCACGACATGACCGTAGTGTACCACCGCGCTCGCGGCCTGAAGACGAACGGCCAATCTTGCAAGCAAATCGGTTGGCGGGTGGGTTTCCAATCGAGGCCGCAAGCGGGCAAGCGGCAATCCGGCGCACCCATGTTTTCGGCGAGCGTGAAAAAGTGCGTGTGCTTTCGGACCAAGGCAACGGAAAACGACTGGTCTTCTGTGGCCGTTCCCTGTTCCGCTGCCCACAGCTTGGCGTGGGTGTAGCCCGGGTCCGAGTCGAGATACGCAACGACACGCGCACCTCGGTAGCTTTCACGCAACCAACAGGCTCCCGAAACGTTTAGGAACAAATCCGACCGGTCGCAGAACGCTCGCACCTTGCGTTCCTCCCAGCCGTGGAACTGGCCATCGGCGGCACGCACAGCCCACTGCTGCGCGGCCCGCTTCGTTTTGAGCTGAAGCGCTCGGCGGAGGTAGCGGATGCCGAACGAAGGGTCGGGGGTAAAGGTGGCGGCGCGAGGGTCGTAAAACCACTGGCCCGTATCTTCTAAGTACAGGACGTCCCAGCCGAGGGTTTCGAATCCGCGTACGTAGGCCAAATAGTCCCAGGCCACTCCGCCGAGAGGATACGTTGCCACTAAACCGGTGACCACCACTTTCATGGTGCAACCTTCGCGGGCGGTTGGTCGAGGCCGTGTGCGTACAGGCGATAAAAATGCCCGCGCAGCGCGAGCAATTGTTCGAATGTACCGCGCTCCACGATGCGACCGCGTTGGAGCACCAAGATTTGCTGGGCACGGCGTACGGTGGACAAACGGTGCGCGATCACCAGTGTAGTTTTGTTCCGACTAACGGCTGCCAGCGCCTCCACGATCGCTGCTTCGGTTGCCAGGTCCACCGAGGATGTCGGCTCGTCGAGGACGAGAATGGGCGAGTCGCGCAAAAGCGCCCGCGCGATGGTGAGCCGCTGTCGCTCTCCTTCCGAAAGCGTGGCCCCTTGGCTCCCGAGGACCGTGTCGTACCCTTGCGGAAGGCGCTGGATGAAGTCATGCGCTTGCGCGAGGCGCGCGGCCCGCTCGATTTCTTCGCGCGTGGCGTCGGGCTTCCCGTACGCGATGTTTTCCCACACGGAGAGCGGGAAGATCATCGGCGGTTGCAAAACCATCGTGATCGCCTCGCGAAGAGAGCGCAAGCGAAGCTCGCGGATGTCGTAGCCATCGATCGTAACGCGGCCGCTGTCGGGATCGTAAAAGCGGGCCAGCAAGCTTACCAACGTGCTCTTGCCGGCGCCGGTGGGGCCGACCAGAGCGATCATTTCACCGGGCTTGGCCTCGAAATCAATGTCCACGAGGGTGGGCTGGCCGGGCTCGTAGGAAAAATGGACGTGCTCGAAGCGAATCCGTCCCGCAGGCGGTTTCGGAAAATCGCGATGGCCGTCCTGAATTTGCGGAGCCGTGGCGAACAGCTCCAGCACACGCCACAAGCCTGCGCGCGCGCCTTGCACGGCCCCGTAGGTGGAAAAGATTGCTTGCAGTGGGGAGTACAACGAAGCGAGGTAACTGAGAAACACCACCAAATCGCCCGCCGTCAGCGTTCCCGCCCACACGCGGTAGGTGCCGAACCACAGAACCGCGGCGCTGCCGGCCGCCAGCACAGCGCCGGTGGATGCACCCAGTGCGGTCTGCCAGAGATACAAGCGCAAGTGCGCGCGCAAGCTGGCGGCACTGTGACGAGTGAAGGCTGCATGTTCTTCGTTTTCTTTACTGAATGCCTGCACCACCTTCATGGCTGCCATCGTGCGTTGCACGTGGTCGTATACGCGGCTTTCCCGCTCGCGTGCCTCGCGTGCAGTCGAAGTGAGCTTGCGCTCCAGGAGTATCAAAATGGCGATCAAGGCAGGGCAAACGGCCAGCGCCAGGACGGTCAAGAAGCCATCCATCTGGAACAACACGAAAAACATGCCGGCGAGCAGGCACAAGGAGGCGAGAATGGGAAACACGCCGTTCATCGCCAAGGTTTGGATGGCGTACGTGTCGCTGGTCACCCGGTAGATCAAATCGCCGACTGAGGCGCGGGTGTGAAAGGAGAGCGATAGCCGCTGCAGGTGCTGATACAGGCGGCTGCGCAAGTCCGCCACCAAGTTCTGGCCAATTGCGATGGTGGTGTAGTTGTTCCACACCTGCAGGAAACCCAGGCAAACGTAAATTCCAAGAAGGCCCAAGGCGGCAAGCGCGAGCAATGGACCACCTCGCGCCCAGGAGGCCGGCACCCAGGGCAGGGGCCGGCCCGGAAGCACGTAATCAATTGCGATTTTCAAGGGCCAAGGCTTGGCGAGCTCGAGCGCACTGATGAGACCCACTTGCGCGAGCCCGAGTAAAAACCTGCCCTTGTAGGGGGCGAGTGCAGAAAGCACGAAGGGTACGACACGCGGCCGGGACACTTTACTGCTTTTCCTCCGACCGAACGGCGCTGCCCCATAGGTCCAATTGTTGGGCGACGATCTCCTGTGCGTGCCACACCGTCTGACCGAGGCGGAAGCCCTCGATCAATGTAACGCCCGCAGTGACGGCGCCGAGGCAAAGCGCGAGCACGCCCACCTCCCGTAGCCCTGCGGCGAGAGACAAAGCCCCGACGGCAACGAGGGCTGCATTGGCGACCCCAGCCAGCCAGGAGGGTCGCACCCGGCAACGACTGCGCAGCAAACGTTTGGTTCCGCCGTGATTCTCTTCCGCCAGTGCCAGGTCCACCCGTGCCCACAACCCCCGGTGCACGGTAATGTCGAAATCGCTCCACCCCTGATCGATAGCCACCAAATACTTTCGGGGTGCGAGAAACCCAATGAGCGCATGCAGGAACTGCTCCTTGCTGGTGCCCCGTTCGCTCCAGAAGCACAGGAAAAATTGCCTTTTCCTCCAGTGGACCTCGGGTGCTTGCGGAAGCCCCGTGAACTGCACCCGCGAAGCGCCGTTGTGACCCTGGAGCCGATGGACATAGCGCTGGATACTGCGCACCAATGGCCCCAAGTAGATGAGTGCAGCGACCAACAACCGGCCCCGCCAGTGGTCGAAGCGCGGATCGATTTTGGCTTTCCAGGCACGCCCGAGCGCGAGAGCGAAAGGGAGAAGCAGAGGCAGAGCCGCAAACAATCGCCAGCGGCCGGCTACCACGGCTCCGACGAACAGCACCAGGCTGAACACGTTCCACTCCAGCGTGAAAGGGAAATACGCCAGCAACGAAGAGGGCGTCTCGTACATGGTTTGGAAGAGGCCGCGTCCGAACACTCCGTGGTAAATGATCGGTCGCGAAGAAAAGATGGAGAGTCCGAGATCGCCGTAAATCCGCCCGATCCATTGCGACTGGCCGAGCATGTTGAAGCGGAACGGGTGCTTGAAGTAGAGTTGTGCCTCCGCCTGCCCGTAACCCATTTGTTGCTTGAGGTAGGCCCGCACCGTGTTGCGGCGAAAATGCCACACCTGGGCCGCCGGGCTAAAGCCGATGCGATAGCCGGCATCTTGCAGCCTCCAGCACACGTCCACATCGTCGCCTGCCGCTCGGTGCACTGGGTCGAACCCGCCGATTTGCTGCAACGCAGCTTTGCGGAACGCCATGTTGCATCCGGGAATATGTTCCGCGACTTCGTCGTCGAGCAGCACGTGCGTCGGACCACCCGGAGCAGCCGCCACGTACGCCGCGACCGCCGAGTCCTCGGGCGGAGGCAAGTTGGGACCACCGACCCCGGCGAAATCGGACGCAACAAACTTGTAGGCGAGGTAGGTGAGCCAATCCGGATCGACGACGCAGTCGGAGTCCGTATAGGCCACGATTTCTCCGGAGGCCGCCTCCAAGCCGACATTGCGGGCCACACTCAAGCCTTGGTTCGCCTGCGAGATAAGGCGGAACTCCGGATATCGCTTGGCGATTTCTTCCGTGCGGTCGGTGGACCCGTCGTTGACGACAATGACCTCGTAATTCGGGTAGCGGAGTTCCCGCAGCGAGGCCAAACAGGCGTCCATGGTGCGCTCGGCGTTGTAGGCGCAAATGACGACGGAAATCTTCGGCGCCGAAGACAAGGGCGGAGGTAAGGGGGAACGGTAAAGTTTTTGGACAGCGTGAAATGCGGGTTTACGCTGCCGTTGCCGGTCGACGAGGCCAAAGGCCCAGTCTTCCACTTGCGCGCCGCCGGTGAACCAGTCATCGGTCCAAGAAAACACGAATGTTCCGGCCACCCCGGATTCGAACGCCGCCCGAACTTGCCAACCGAGGATGTGTGCTTGCCCGTCACTGCCCTCCCGCAACGAGTCGATGCCGAATTCCGTGAGCACCAGGGGCTTGTCGCCCGCGAGGTTTTGCAGCCGCGACAGATAGCGCCGAAACCTGCGCTCATCGTGCAGGTACACGTTGAAGGAGACGAAGTCCAAAAAATCGAGTTCGAGGTATTCCGTGGGCGGGAAGTTGGCGTAACTGACCAGAGTGTCCGGCAGCATATCCTTCGCCAGCCCGTAGAGGTCGTGCAAAAAACGGCCGACGCGCTTGGGACCGTGCCAGCGCACGACATCGGGCGGAATCTCGTTCCCGAGAAAAATGGCTGCCAGACTCGGATGCCGGCCGAGCCCGCGCAGACTTGCAGCGAAGCTCGAGCGTATGCCGGCGGTCAGCTTGGCGCTGTCGAG
This genomic interval from Candidatus Binatia bacterium contains the following:
- a CDS encoding protein-tyrosine-phosphatase; this translates as MSRPRVVPFVLSALAPYKGRFLLGLAQVGLISALELAKPWPLKIAIDYVLPGRPLPWVPASWARGGPLLALAALGLLGIYVCLGFLQVWNNYTTIAIGQNLVADLRSRLYQHLQRLSLSFHTRASVGDLIYRVTSDTYAIQTLAMNGVFPILASLCLLAGMFFVLFQMDGFLTVLALAVCPALIAILILLERKLTSTAREARERESRVYDHVQRTMAAMKVVQAFSKENEEHAAFTRHSAASLRAHLRLYLWQTALGASTGAVLAAGSAAVLWFGTYRVWAGTLTAGDLVVFLSYLASLYSPLQAIFSTYGAVQGARAGLWRVLELFATAPQIQDGHRDFPKPPAGRIRFEHVHFSYEPGQPTLVDIDFEAKPGEMIALVGPTGAGKSTLVSLLARFYDPDSGRVTIDGYDIRELRLRSLREAITMVLQPPMIFPLSVWENIAYGKPDATREEIERAARLAQAHDFIQRLPQGYDTVLGSQGATLSEGERQRLTIARALLRDSPILVLDEPTSSVDLATEAAIVEALAAVSRNKTTLVIAHRLSTVRRAQQILVLQRGRIVERGTFEQLLALRGHFYRLYAHGLDQPPAKVAP